From the genome of Uranotaenia lowii strain MFRU-FL chromosome 1, ASM2978415v1, whole genome shotgun sequence, one region includes:
- the LOC129757027 gene encoding vesicle transport protein SEC20, which produces MESQKYTLSSIRQDIVDNNLHVKAIVQDILAFRGTIAELDTLNEAGRGKLAALRKCIERLDDWARDEGDQNVYKEVDQHREQFTKTLQAFRKANISTMLEIEKLAKDELFALSPDNELRQRHPGGGPSKGNRSTLLSQQESVTDRMRSISQQLSETTQKSAATLDTLISSSGSIEGTRDELLNTAGTISQSGKLLKKYGRRECTDKILLFFAFAFFLACVFYIMQKRLF; this is translated from the exons ATGGAATCGCAAAAGTATACGCTGTCCTCGATCCGACAGGACATTGTTGATAACAATTTGCACGTCAAAGCCATCGTTCAG GACATTCTTGCATTCCGAGGTACGATTGCGGAGCTAGATACGCTCAATGAAGCTGGCCGAGGGAAGTTGGCCGCACTTAGAAAATGTATCGAACGGCTGGATGATTGGGCTCGCGATGAGGGTGACCAGAATGTGTACAAAGAAGTTGACCAGCACAGGGAGCAGTTCACAAA GACACTGCAGGCATTCCGTAAAGCAAACATATCGACcatgcttgaaattgaaaagctcGCAAAGGACGAACTATTCGCGTTAAGTCCGGATAATGAACTGAGGCAACGGCATCCGGGGGGTGGCCCCAGTAAGGGCAACCGGTCCACTCTACTGTCCCAGCAGGAAAGCGTAACCGATCGGATGCGCTCGATATCGCAGCAGCTATCGGAGACGACCCAGAAAAGTGCCGCAACCCTGGATACGCTCATATCCTCAAGCGGTAGCATCGAGGGAACCCGGGATGAGCTGCTCAATACGGCCGGGACGATTTCACAGTCCGgcaagttgttgaaaaaatacgGCCGCCGGGAGTGTACCGACAAAATTCTACTCTTCTTcgcttttgcattttttctggCTTGTGTGTTCTACATCATGCAAAAGAGACTGTTTTAG